CCGGCTGGGGCACGGCCCCGGCACCGCAGCCCTGCCGGCGCCACGGATGGAAATCCCGGTCGAGTGCGGTTCGCCGGGCATCGGGCACCGCCCCCTGCCGCGGCCGCGGCGGCCCTTACGGGCTATCATGCGCGGCCACCCGACACCCCGGAACCCGCAGGAACCCCGCATGAACCATGTCGCCATTCGGGACGCATTGGCCGGTCGGATCGAAGCCGGCTCCCCGGTCACCGTGCGCGGCTGGGTACGCACCCGGCGCGACTCCAAGGCCGGCCTGTCGTTCGTGAACCTGCACGACGGCTCCTGCTTCGAACCGATCCAGGTGGTCGCGCCGGCGACCCTGGCCAACTACGAAGGCGAGGTGAGGCACCTCACCGCCGGTTGCGCGATCGTCGCGCACGGCACCCTGGTGCCCTCCCAGGGCAAGGGCCAGGCCTTCGAGGTGCAGGCCGACGCCATCGAGGTGCTCGGCTGGGTCGACGATCCGGAGACCTACCCGATCCAGCCCAAGCCGCACAGCATGGAGTTCCTGCGCGAGGTCGCCCACCTGCGGCCGCGCACCAACACCTTCGGGGCGGTCACCCGGGTCCGCCACTGCATGGCCCAGGCGGTGCACCGCTTCTTCCACGAGCGCGGCTTCTACTGGGTCAACACGCCGATCATCACCACCTCGGACGCCGAGGGCGCCGGCCAGATGTTCCGGGTGTCGACTCTCGACCTCGCCAACCTGCCCCGCGACGAGCGCGGCGCCGTCGACTTCCGCCAGGACTTCTTCGGCCGAGAGACCTTCCTGACCGTCTCCGGCCAGCTCGCCGTCGAGGGCTACTGCCTGGCGCTGGGCAAGGTCTACACCTTCGGGCCCACCTTCCGCGCCGAGAACTCCAACACCACCCGGCACCTGGCCGAGTTCTGGATGATCGAGCCGGAGATCGCCTTCGCCGACCTCAACGACGACGCCGACCTCGCCGAGGACTTTCTCAAGTACATCTTCAAGGCCGTGCTCGACGAGCGCGGCGACGACATGGCGTTCTTCGCCGACAAGCTGGAGAAGACCGCGATCAGCCGGCTTGAAGCCTTCCTCGCCGCGCCGTTCGCGCGCATCGATTACAGCGAGGCGATCGAGATCCTGGAGAAGGCCCCCCGGAAGTTCGAGTTCCCGGTCGGCTGGGGCGCCGACCTGCAGACCGAGCACGAGCGCTATCTCAGCGAGGAGCACGTCGGGCGGCCGGTGGTGGTGATGAACTACCCCGAGCACATCAAGGCCTTCTACATGCGCCTGAACGACGATGGCCGCACGGTCGCGGCGATGGACGTGCTGGCGCCCGGCATCGGCGAGATCATCGGTGGCAGCCAGCGCGAGGAGCGCCTGGACGTGCTCGACCGGCGGATGGCGCAGTTCGGGCTGGACCCCGCCCACTACCAGTGGTACCGCGACCTGCGGCGCTACGGCACGGTGCCGCACGCCGGCTTCGGCCTGGGTTTCGAGCGCCTCGTAGTCTACGTCTGCGGGCTGGCCAACATCCGCGACGCCATCCCCTACCCGCGCGCGCCCGGCGTCGCCGAGTTCTGAGCGCACCCGCCCCACGGAGGATCCGCAGCGCATGCACCTGCCAGCACGCTTCAGGGTCGACGACCTCGCCGCCCTCGACGCGCTGGTCGAACGCGACGCCTTCGCCACCCTGGTGAGCGTCGTCGACGGCGCGCCGTTCGCCAGCCACCTGCCGGTGCTGTACCGGCGCGAGGGCGGCCGGGTGCGGTTTTCCGGACACTGGGCCCGGGCCAACCGGCAGTGGCGAAACATCGAGGGCCAACAGGTCCTGCTGATCGTGCATGGCGCCCACGCCTACGTCTCGCCGACCTGGTACGCCGATCCCGCCGGCAGCGTGCCGACCTGGAACTACGCCGTAGCCCATGTCCGCGGTTTGGCAAGCACAGTGCACGACCAGGCGGCCCTGACCGCACTGGTGGCGGCGCTGGCGGCGAAGTACGAGGCGGCCCTCGGCAGCGCCTGGCGGTTCCCCGAAGCAGCGCCGGACACGGTGCGCGAACTCGCCGGCATCGTCGGCTTCGAACTGGAAGCTGAGTCCATCGAGATCAAGCACAAGCTCAACCAGCACCACGATCGCACCAGCGTCGAAGGCGCCATCGCCGGCCTGCATGATCGCGACGATCCCGGTTCGGTCGAGATCGCCGCGATGATGGCGTCGGCGCTGGCCGCCCGGGACGCGGCGCATGGCTGAGCTGTTGCTGCTGCTGTTCGGCATCGCCTTCGCCACCATCGGCGGCACCGGCTATGCGATCTTCGGTCCGCTGACGGTGCGCCACCTGATGGACCGCGGCCTGGCCGACGAGGTCGAGGGCTCCTCGCTGTCGCGCGCCGGGCTGGTCTGGATCCTTGCAGGACGCTATCGCCGCCACCACGACGCCAACCTGCGCCGGCTCGCGCTGCCGGCCCGCATCATGCTGGTCCTGCTGCTCGCGGGACTGGTCCTGTTCGCCGCCTGGTGGCTACTGGCCCGGTCCTGAGCCGTCCCACACCCGAAGCCGGAGAAATGACATGCAACTCGACCTGACCGGCCGCCATGCCCTGGTCTGCGGGGCCTCCGAAGGCATCGGTCGCGCGACCGCCCATGAACTCGCCCTGCTCGGCGCCGACGTCACCGTGCTTGCGCGCCGCGCCGGGGTGCTGGCCGAGGTCGTGGCGGCGCTGCCGCGCACGCACGGCGCCCAGCATCATGGCCTGCTTGCCGCCGACATGGACGATACCCCGGCGCTGTCCAGCGCGGTTCAGGCGCTGGCGGCCGGCAGCCGGGTGCATATCCTGGTCAACAACAGCGCCGGCCCACCTGGCGGACCGCTGCACGAGGCCGCACCGAGCGCGTTCGAGGCGGCCTTCCGGCGTCACCTGCTGGCCGGCCAGGTCCTGCTGCAGGCGGTGCTGCCCGGCATGCGCGAGGCCGCCTTCGGCCGGCTCGTGAACATCGTCTCGACCTCGGTGCGCGAGCCGATCTCCGGCCTTGGGGTGTCGAACACCGTGCGCGGTGCGGTGGCGAGTTGGGCCAAGACGCTCAGCACCGAGCTGGCCCCGCACGGCATCACCGTCAACAGCGTGCTGCCCGGCTTCACGCGTACCAGCCGGCTGGCAGGGCTGATCGCGGCCGGTGCGGTCCGAAGCGGCCGCAGCGAGGCCGAGGTCGAGGCCGGCATGCTGGCCACGGTGCCGGCCGGCCGCTTTGCCGAGGCCGCCGAGATTGCCGCCGCGGTCGCCTTCCTGTGCAGCCCGGCGGGCGCCTATGTCAACGGGGTGGCGCTGGCGGTCGATGGTGGCCGCATGCGTTCGATCTGAGCGGCTCGACCTTGACCGCGCCCCGACTTCGGCGAAGGCAGGATCTTCACCCATGACCGACGATGCCCACCCGTCCGGCGATCTCGCCACCCTGGTCGGCGCCGCCAATGCCGGCGACGCCGGCGCGCGCGACCGCCTGTTCGGCATCGTCTACGAGGAGCTGCGCCGTCGCGCCCGGCACCAGCTCGGCGATATTCCGCGATCCACGCTGTGCACCACGCAGCTCGTGCACGAGGCCTACCTCAAGCTGATCGGCAAGCCGCTGGCGCTCACCGACCGCGCCCACTTCTTCAGGCTGGTCGCACAGGTCATGCGGCAGGTGCTGATCGACCACCTGCGGGAACGCGGCGCGCAGCGCCGCGGCGGCGACGGCCAGCGTGTCACCCTCACCGACCAGGGTGTGAGCGAAGGGCTCAGCCTCGACCTGCTGGCGCTGGACGCGGCCCTGCGCGAGCTCGCCACCGATGCTCCGGAACTGGCCGACCTGGTCGAGCTGCGCCTGCTCGCCGGGCTGGAGTTTTCCGATATCGCCGAACTGCGTGGACTCAGCGAGCGCACGGTGTATCGGGACTGGCGCGCGGCGCGGGCCTTCCTGAGCCTCCGGCTCGGGGCGGCGGACGACTGCTGAGGTGAACCCATGACCGATGCAGGCCGCCGCGCCGGCGGCGACCGGACCCCGGCAGGACCCCCGCCATGAGGCCCGGCAACAACCTCGCCCTGGCCCTGCTTCGCGAGCTGCTCGAACTTCCCGCAGCCCAGCGCGACGCCGAGCTGGCACGGCGATGCCCCGACGATGCCGGGCTGCGCGCGCAGGTCCGGGCCCTGCTGGCCGCCGATGCCGGCAGCGCGCCTGGCCTAGACGCACCGGTGTCGATCGCGGCCGGGTTCGACGATCCCCCCGACCCACTGTCCGGCAGCCGCCTTGGGCCGTTCCAGGTCCACGAGCAGGTCGGCCGGGGCGGCATGGGCACGGTCTACCGTGCCAGCCGCAGCGATGGCGACTTCGCCCAGGAGGCCGCCATCAAGGTGGTCCGGCGGGGCCTGGACACCGATGACATCCTGGCCCGGTTCCGGCGCGAGCGGCGCATCCTGGCGAGCCTGTCCCACGTCAACCTGGCGCGCCTGATCGATGGCGGCCTGTGTCCGGACGGACGTCCGTGGTTCGCCATGGAATTCATCCGCGGCGAAGCCATCACCGCCTGGTGCGACCGCCACCGGCTCGACCTGCACCGGCGCATCGCCTTGTTGCTGCAGGCCTGCGCGGCCGTGCAGCATGCGCACGAACGGCTGGTGGTGCACCGCGACCTCAAGCCGGCCAACATCCTGGTCGACCAGGCCGGCCAGGTCCGATTGCTCGATTTCGGCATCGCCCGGCTCCTGGACAGCAGCGACGGCGACGCCGGGCAGCGCGCTCAACCGACGCAGGCCGCAGCCGCCCTGCTGACCCCCGAGTACGCGGCCCCGGAGCAGTTGGCCGGCGCCCCGGTCGGCGTCGCAGCGGACGTCTATGCGCTTGGCGTTCTTCTGTACGAGTTGCTGACCGGCACCCTGCCGCACCGGATCGACCGGCGCGACCTCGGCCGCGCGCGTGCCCAGGTCACCGGCGGCGTCCCGACCCGGCTCGCCAGCGCGATCAGTGCCGACACCGACCTTGCCGGGACACCGGCGGCACGCCTGACCGCGCGCGCAACCTCGCTGGCCGGCTACCGACGACAGGTGCGCGGCGACCTCGAGCGGATCGTCTCTGTGGCGCTTGCCCCGGAACCCGAACGCCGTTACCCCACCGTGCAGGCGCTGGCCGCCGACCTGCACCGCTTCCTGCGTGGCGAACCGGTCGCCGTGGTCGATGCCGGCTGGCGCTACCGGCTGGGCAAGTTCGTGGCACGTCATCGTCTGCCTGTGGCCCTTGCCGGCGCCGCGACCCTGGCCATCGCAGTCGGCGTATCGGGAATGCTCTGGCAGGCAGGCCGACTGGCCGCCGAGGCCCATCGCACCATGGCCGCCTCGGCGCGCGCCGAGGCGGTCAAGCAGTTTCTGGTGGAGGCCTTGACCGCTGCCAATCCTTTCGTCAATCCGGGGCAGACCCCGACCGTTCGGCAACTTCTGGACCGTGCCGCGCACCGGATCGGCAGCGAGCTGGCGGACCAGCCGGCGCTGGCCGCGGAACTGCATGGCGTGATCGGCAGCAGCTACCGTGGGCTGGGCGAGATGGAGCAGGCCCATCGGCACCTGGCGCAGGCGATGGGCCTGCTGGACGCCAACGGCGTGCCCGCCGAGGTGGCGGCCGAGATCAAGGCCGAGTACGCGCATGCCCTGATCGGCGCCAGCCGCATCGATGAAACCCTGGCCCTGGTCGAAGAGGCGCTGCCTGGCATCGAGAACCTGCCGGGTGTCGGTGGCCTGCGTTCGCGCCTGCTGCTGGCAAGGGCCACGGCGCTGCGGCTGTCCGGCCGACCGGAGAGCGCGCTGGCGGCGCAGCAGGCGGCCGCGGCCTCAGCCTGCGGCGATCGCTATCCGCCCGATCAGGCCTGCGTGGGCGCCCTGATCGAGCTCAAGTACTTCCATGAGGCCATGGGTGAGCGCGAGGAGGCGCTGGCGTCCGCAAGACGCGCCTGGCAGGCGGCCCGGGCTCTGCACGGCGAGCGACCCCATCCGCAACAGGTGATGGCCGGCGGCGCGCTCGGCGACGCCCTTGCCGCGGCCGGCCGCAGCAGCGAGGCGATTCCCCTTCTGGAAGCCACCCTGGAACAGGCACTGGCGATCTACGGACCGGAAAACTTCCGGTATGCACGCGCCCTTGACTGGCTTGCCCAGGCCCACGACGACGCCGGCAACGCCCGTCGCGCGGCCGAGCTCACCGAACAGGCGTTCCTGATCGGCGCCGCTGCCGTTCCACGCAATCCGCTGACGCCGTTCTGGTTGCATCGCATCGTCGCCAGCTGGCTGGCGCTGCAGCGACCGGACCGGGCCCGGGCAGCCTGGGACCGTCACCGGGGTGAGCTTCCCGATGCGCTGCCGGCGACCCTTTCCGATGCC
This Lysobacterales bacterium DNA region includes the following protein-coding sequences:
- a CDS encoding FMN-binding negative transcriptional regulator, whose product is MHLPARFRVDDLAALDALVERDAFATLVSVVDGAPFASHLPVLYRREGGRVRFSGHWARANRQWRNIEGQQVLLIVHGAHAYVSPTWYADPAGSVPTWNYAVAHVRGLASTVHDQAALTALVAALAAKYEAALGSAWRFPEAAPDTVRELAGIVGFELEAESIEIKHKLNQHHDRTSVEGAIAGLHDRDDPGSVEIAAMMASALAARDAAHG
- a CDS encoding SDR family oxidoreductase, with the translated sequence MQLDLTGRHALVCGASEGIGRATAHELALLGADVTVLARRAGVLAEVVAALPRTHGAQHHGLLAADMDDTPALSSAVQALAAGSRVHILVNNSAGPPGGPLHEAAPSAFEAAFRRHLLAGQVLLQAVLPGMREAAFGRLVNIVSTSVREPISGLGVSNTVRGAVASWAKTLSTELAPHGITVNSVLPGFTRTSRLAGLIAAGAVRSGRSEAEVEAGMLATVPAGRFAEAAEIAAAVAFLCSPAGAYVNGVALAVDGGRMRSI
- the asnS gene encoding asparagine--tRNA ligase yields the protein MNHVAIRDALAGRIEAGSPVTVRGWVRTRRDSKAGLSFVNLHDGSCFEPIQVVAPATLANYEGEVRHLTAGCAIVAHGTLVPSQGKGQAFEVQADAIEVLGWVDDPETYPIQPKPHSMEFLREVAHLRPRTNTFGAVTRVRHCMAQAVHRFFHERGFYWVNTPIITTSDAEGAGQMFRVSTLDLANLPRDERGAVDFRQDFFGRETFLTVSGQLAVEGYCLALGKVYTFGPTFRAENSNTTRHLAEFWMIEPEIAFADLNDDADLAEDFLKYIFKAVLDERGDDMAFFADKLEKTAISRLEAFLAAPFARIDYSEAIEILEKAPRKFEFPVGWGADLQTEHERYLSEEHVGRPVVVMNYPEHIKAFYMRLNDDGRTVAAMDVLAPGIGEIIGGSQREERLDVLDRRMAQFGLDPAHYQWYRDLRRYGTVPHAGFGLGFERLVVYVCGLANIRDAIPYPRAPGVAEF
- a CDS encoding serine/threonine protein kinase gives rise to the protein MRPGNNLALALLRELLELPAAQRDAELARRCPDDAGLRAQVRALLAADAGSAPGLDAPVSIAAGFDDPPDPLSGSRLGPFQVHEQVGRGGMGTVYRASRSDGDFAQEAAIKVVRRGLDTDDILARFRRERRILASLSHVNLARLIDGGLCPDGRPWFAMEFIRGEAITAWCDRHRLDLHRRIALLLQACAAVQHAHERLVVHRDLKPANILVDQAGQVRLLDFGIARLLDSSDGDAGQRAQPTQAAAALLTPEYAAPEQLAGAPVGVAADVYALGVLLYELLTGTLPHRIDRRDLGRARAQVTGGVPTRLASAISADTDLAGTPAARLTARATSLAGYRRQVRGDLERIVSVALAPEPERRYPTVQALAADLHRFLRGEPVAVVDAGWRYRLGKFVARHRLPVALAGAATLAIAVGVSGMLWQAGRLAAEAHRTMAASARAEAVKQFLVEALTAANPFVNPGQTPTVRQLLDRAAHRIGSELADQPALAAELHGVIGSSYRGLGEMEQAHRHLAQAMGLLDANGVPAEVAAEIKAEYAHALIGASRIDETLALVEEALPGIENLPGVGGLRSRLLLARATALRLSGRPESALAAQQAAAASACGDRYPPDQACVGALIELKYFHEAMGEREEALASARRAWQAARALHGERPHPQQVMAGGALGDALAAAGRSSEAIPLLEATLEQALAIYGPENFRYARALDWLAQAHDDAGNARRAAELTEQAFLIGAAAVPRNPLTPFWLHRIVASWLALQRPDRARAAWDRHRGELPDALPATLSDALDLLELRLRMQEGPRAPGLPEQFEALFERLTSADSTRLDSARLLGAGLALDRGDPDRAASLIAAAATGIEADPLHPAHGELALLRARQQAATGQPGLALAGLDVAIARLQGREMTASPAMARLRAERGGLRCALGDPEAGREDLAAATMFWRELAESAQGIAETRAAAAGCR